A region from the Lysobacter antibioticus genome encodes:
- a CDS encoding sulfatase-like hydrolase/transferase — protein MALSDLFSNGNKPNLILIVTDQERSLLQWPAAYQPTLAAKMPAMRQLAANGIEFANAFTGACMCSPSRATFLTSQYPARTGCTTTGQQALPQPDVPLPPYFPNGVPNLATVLKAAGYDCYWIGKWHLLGGEEPGSLSTDLQPWGFQSWDPNDAGLNLGTTFLGGGTLIPLQPLLPPGQPAQPNQNDQRYVADACAFLQAPPASPFCLVVSLVNPHDAHLGYLNEASTFYDQATYSLTDAPIPANADEDLSTKPRAQSSFTWGQMSEGQASQQDFVDFYAYLVEYVDSQIQQVLDAMGSELIQQSLIVRFADHGELGLSHGMVEKFVNAYDEAIHVPLLFSNPVAWPQAQTTQALASSVDLLPTLASLLGVSGQFPDLVGTDLSQVLEGSSSSVQDYVHYTYDDIAGDGPSLIRAIRSTQWTYAVYGSASDPGQGGDWEMYNLLADPQQNDNLAGNPAFAMQQLVLEAELQAQMRAKGTTPPSAVWPPQYIAGTSRGAPAT, from the coding sequence ATGGCCTTGAGCGATCTGTTCTCGAACGGCAACAAACCGAATCTGATCTTGATCGTCACCGACCAGGAACGCAGCCTGCTGCAATGGCCGGCGGCCTATCAGCCCACGCTCGCGGCGAAGATGCCGGCGATGCGCCAACTCGCCGCCAACGGCATCGAGTTCGCCAACGCCTTCACCGGCGCCTGCATGTGCTCGCCGAGCCGCGCGACTTTTTTAACCAGCCAGTACCCGGCGCGCACCGGTTGCACCACCACCGGCCAGCAAGCCCTGCCGCAACCGGACGTGCCGCTGCCGCCGTACTTCCCCAACGGCGTACCCAACCTCGCCACCGTGCTGAAGGCCGCCGGCTACGACTGCTACTGGATCGGCAAGTGGCATCTGCTCGGCGGCGAAGAGCCCGGCTCACTGAGCACCGACCTGCAGCCCTGGGGCTTCCAGAGCTGGGACCCGAACGACGCCGGACTCAACCTCGGCACCACCTTCCTCGGCGGCGGCACCCTGATCCCTTTGCAGCCGCTGCTGCCGCCGGGCCAACCGGCGCAGCCGAACCAGAACGATCAACGCTACGTCGCCGACGCCTGCGCCTTCCTGCAAGCGCCGCCGGCGAGTCCGTTCTGCCTGGTGGTGTCGCTGGTCAATCCGCACGACGCCCACCTGGGCTATTTGAACGAGGCCTCGACCTTCTACGACCAAGCGACCTACAGCCTCACCGATGCGCCGATCCCCGCCAATGCCGACGAAGACCTGTCGACCAAGCCGCGCGCGCAGTCGAGCTTCACCTGGGGCCAAATGAGCGAAGGTCAGGCCAGCCAGCAGGATTTCGTCGACTTCTATGCCTACCTCGTCGAATACGTCGACTCGCAGATCCAACAGGTGCTCGACGCGATGGGCAGCGAGTTGATCCAGCAGAGCCTGATCGTGCGCTTCGCCGACCATGGCGAACTCGGCCTCTCGCACGGCATGGTCGAGAAATTCGTCAACGCCTACGACGAAGCGATCCACGTGCCGCTGCTGTTCTCCAACCCGGTGGCCTGGCCGCAGGCGCAGACCACCCAGGCCCTGGCGAGCTCGGTCGATCTGCTGCCGACTCTGGCCAGCCTGCTCGGCGTGAGCGGGCAGTTCCCCGACCTGGTCGGCACCGACCTCAGCCAGGTGCTCGAAGGCAGCAGCAGTTCGGTGCAGGACTACGTGCACTACACCTACGACGACATCGCCGGCGACGGCCCCAGCCTGATCCGCGCGATCCGCTCGACGCAGTGGACCTATGCGGTGTATGGGTCGGCGTCGGACCCGGGTCAGGGCGGCGATTGGGAGATGTACAACCTGCTCGCCGACCCCCAGCAGAACGACAATCTCGCCGGCAACCCGGCCTTCGCGATGCAACAGCTCGTGCTGGAGGCCGAACTGCAGGCGCAGATGCGGGCCAAGGGCACTACCCCGCCGAGCGCGGTGTGGCCGCCGCAGTACATCGCCGGCACCAGCCGCGGCGCGCCGGCGACGTGA
- a CDS encoding CocE/NonD family hydrolase, with amino-acid sequence MRRIWSWFVSCLALFVVALPVAAGGFTGSYQRIPGWDGAEMGAFVMLPKDQGPGPFPLVVMPASWAVPNLEYVGRGGILASQGYVVVSYTSRGFWDSAGQIDIAGPGTVEDVSAVIDWALAHTPSNPARIGASGISYGAGISLLAAERDPRIKAVAALSGWADLEASLYANRTVSQQGAALLVVAGSLTGRPGPELAQATARMAFGDFDGAVNGLLPVIPQRSPATEAAALNRNGTAVLLANAFNDSLFTPGQYIDFYNGLNGPKQLLFSHGDHATVEAPGALGLPNEIYDAVGRWFDRHLKGRANGVDSELPVRLKSQDGDWRGYADWNAVQRGATVYALSRPTGLLAPTGELSSSPSTGWNHSILTGLPTVADSGVAMISGFLQSLQIAPQASIPLVARAGAGVWSSPTYWTGKQLSGMPQLHVTVTPTQAEVSLFAYLYSVDLLGNGTLLSHKPYSLRGATPGVAKTIDLRMEATSWDIPAGRKLVLVVDTVDPRYTAATRIGGSVSFSSPASNPSTLTVPLR; translated from the coding sequence ATGCGCAGAATCTGGTCGTGGTTCGTGTCGTGTTTGGCCCTGTTCGTCGTCGCCCTGCCGGTCGCGGCGGGCGGATTCACGGGCAGCTACCAGCGCATTCCGGGCTGGGACGGGGCCGAAATGGGCGCTTTCGTCATGCTGCCCAAGGACCAGGGGCCGGGTCCGTTTCCGCTCGTGGTGATGCCGGCCAGCTGGGCGGTGCCGAACCTCGAGTACGTCGGCCGCGGCGGCATTCTCGCCAGCCAGGGCTATGTGGTGGTCAGCTACACCTCGCGCGGGTTCTGGGATTCGGCCGGGCAGATCGACATCGCCGGGCCCGGCACGGTCGAAGACGTCAGCGCGGTGATCGACTGGGCGCTCGCGCACACGCCGTCGAATCCGGCGCGGATCGGTGCCAGCGGCATTTCCTACGGCGCCGGCATCAGCCTGCTCGCGGCCGAGCGCGACCCGCGCATCAAGGCGGTCGCGGCGTTGAGCGGCTGGGCCGACCTGGAAGCCTCGCTGTACGCCAACCGCACCGTCAGCCAGCAGGGCGCGGCCTTGTTGGTGGTGGCCGGCAGCCTGACCGGCCGGCCCGGTCCGGAACTGGCCCAGGCCACCGCGCGCATGGCGTTCGGCGATTTCGACGGCGCCGTCAACGGCCTGCTGCCGGTGATTCCGCAGCGCAGCCCGGCCACCGAGGCGGCGGCCTTGAACCGCAACGGCACCGCGGTGCTGCTCGCCAACGCCTTCAACGACAGCCTGTTCACCCCGGGCCAGTACATCGATTTTTACAACGGCCTGAACGGGCCGAAGCAATTGCTGTTCAGTCACGGCGACCACGCCACGGTCGAAGCGCCCGGCGCGCTCGGCCTGCCGAACGAGATCTACGATGCGGTCGGCCGTTGGTTCGATCGTCACCTCAAAGGCCGGGCCAACGGCGTCGACAGCGAGTTGCCGGTGCGCCTGAAATCGCAGGACGGCGACTGGCGCGGTTACGCCGACTGGAATGCGGTGCAACGCGGCGCGACCGTGTACGCGCTGAGCCGGCCGACCGGCCTGTTGGCGCCGACCGGCGAGTTGTCGAGTTCGCCGAGCACCGGCTGGAACCATTCGATCCTGACCGGCCTGCCGACCGTCGCCGATTCCGGCGTGGCGATGATCAGCGGTTTCCTGCAGTCGCTGCAGATCGCTCCGCAGGCCTCGATCCCGCTGGTGGCGCGTGCCGGCGCCGGGGTGTGGTCGTCGCCGACCTATTGGACCGGCAAGCAGCTCAGCGGCATGCCGCAGTTGCACGTCACGGTCACGCCGACCCAGGCCGAGGTCAGTTTGTTCGCGTATTTGTACAGCGTCGACCTGCTCGGCAACGGCACGCTGCTGAGCCACAAACCGTATTCGCTGCGCGGGGCGACGCCGGGCGTGGCGAAGACGATCGACCTGCGCATGGAAGCGACCAGCTGGGATATTCCCGCCGGTCGCAAACTGGTGCTGGTGGTCGACACCGTGGACCCGCGCTACACCGCGGCCACGCGCATCGGCGGCTCGGTGAGTTTCAGCTCGCCGGCGTCGAATCCCTCGACCCTGACCGTACCGTTGCGCTGA
- a CDS encoding tetratricopeptide repeat protein produces MXXAANVQPLPPRGLALRAQALAALGRAGEAYGLLGALRQHSVWPAERLAQLEAAWAEAALREAADANVLADHWETLPKPLKSEPATVAAYAERAAALRWEEAAAKSLEQALDTRWDESLAALYGRLPIGRLDARRGNAERWLQAHSGSPGLLVSLARLCRAQGQWPQAEAYLHRALAQGANSEAWEELGHGYAQAGDENRARLSYVNALRAARGEAATELPGRDLRQKIFDEAVIEERDEHGMPRLRG; encoded by the coding sequence GTGNNNNNTGCCGCCAACGTGCAACCGCTGCCGCCGCGCGGCCTGGCTTTGCGCGCGCAGGCCCTGGCCGCACTCGGCCGCGCCGGCGAAGCCTATGGCCTGCTCGGCGCCCTGCGCCAGCACAGCGTGTGGCCGGCCGAACGCCTCGCCCAGCTCGAAGCCGCCTGGGCCGAAGCGGCGCTGCGCGAAGCCGCCGATGCCAACGTCCTCGCCGACCATTGGGAAACCCTGCCGAAGCCGCTGAAGAGCGAGCCGGCCACGGTCGCCGCCTATGCCGAACGCGCCGCCGCGCTGCGGTGGGAAGAAGCCGCCGCCAAGAGCCTGGAGCAGGCGCTCGACACGCGTTGGGACGAATCGCTGGCGGCCTTGTACGGCCGCCTGCCGATCGGCCGCCTCGATGCGCGCCGCGGCAATGCCGAGCGTTGGCTGCAGGCGCATTCGGGCAGCCCGGGCCTGCTGGTCAGCCTGGCCCGCCTGTGCCGCGCCCAGGGCCAGTGGCCGCAGGCCGAGGCCTATCTGCACCGTGCGCTCGCCCAGGGCGCCAACAGCGAAGCCTGGGAAGAGCTCGGCCACGGCTACGCCCAGGCCGGCGACGAAAACCGCGCCCGCCTGAGTTACGTCAACGCTCTGCGCGCGGCGCGCGGCGAAGCCGCCACCGAGCTGCCGGGCCGCGACCTGCGCCAGAAGATCTTCGACGAGGCGGTGATCGAAGAACGCGACGAACACGGCATGCCGCGTTTACGCGGTTGA
- the gloB gene encoding hydroxyacylglutathione hydrolase: MRLLALPALSDNYIWALSGDDESALIVDPGDAAPVMAAAAHGLRPVGILLTHHHDDHIGGTTALRERWPEIPVFAPDDERILSATARVDEGVKLHVAGWTLDVLAVPGHTRSHIAYYLDRGAHGDERLLFSGDTLFSLGCGRLFEGTAAQMLVSLTRLAALPDETRVCCGHEYTLSNAAFASVVEPDNPALRRRIEQAQAMRNAGRPTVPSSLLDERATNPFLRTREAGVLRAITSRLGHPPEDEVQTFAELRRWKDGFRA, translated from the coding sequence ATGCGGTTGCTCGCCCTGCCCGCTCTCAGCGACAACTACATCTGGGCCCTGTCGGGCGACGACGAATCGGCGCTGATCGTCGACCCCGGCGACGCCGCGCCGGTGATGGCCGCGGCCGCGCACGGCCTGCGCCCGGTCGGGATCCTGCTGACCCACCACCACGACGACCACATCGGCGGCACCACCGCCCTGCGCGAGCGCTGGCCGGAGATCCCGGTGTTCGCCCCCGACGACGAACGCATCCTCAGCGCGACCGCCCGCGTCGACGAGGGCGTGAAGCTGCACGTCGCCGGCTGGACCCTCGACGTCCTGGCCGTGCCGGGCCATACCCGCAGCCACATCGCCTATTACCTGGACCGCGGCGCCCATGGCGACGAGCGCCTGTTGTTCAGCGGCGACACCTTGTTCAGCCTGGGCTGTGGCCGCCTGTTCGAAGGTACCGCCGCCCAGATGCTGGTCTCGCTGACCCGCCTGGCGGCCCTGCCGGACGAGACCCGGGTCTGCTGCGGCCACGAATACACCCTGTCCAACGCCGCCTTCGCGAGCGTGGTGGAACCCGACAACCCGGCGCTGCGGCGCCGCATAGAACAGGCTCAGGCCATGCGCAACGCCGGTCGTCCCACCGTTCCCAGCAGCCTCCTCGACGAGCGCGCGACCAACCCCTTCCTGCGCACCCGCGAAGCCGGGGTGCTGCGCGCGATCACCTCGCGCCTGGGCCACCCGCCCGAGGACGAAGTCCAGACCTTCGCCGAGTTGCGGCGTTGGAAAGACGGGTTCCGCGCTTGA
- a CDS encoding transglycosylase SLT domain-containing protein, translating to MLFTGLSAALWLSAAGTARAAAAEAPAAKTTPVATAPQADPAAEPTRNGRDIYQRFREGLADPSCEPGASTRWRQHFAAAPKRLARSDDDLLPLFGYVVDALREAHLPTEYALIPFVESGYRPGARSAAGPAGLWQMIALTARNHRVPMREGYDGRLSPVDSTQAAVRYLKTLHGMFGGDWRLAVMAYNAGEYRILNALKRNGQTAANARPDQLAGLSDITQAYVRKLHALSCLMEQADDREEWLQALDRPVPRLQAVTLPSEVGDIDSWAARTGQDAAQLRRLNPVFANGAVGRSGARRAPLLAVAAGTANAPAPVASDLTIAGIETPPGTRTKAGETAADAVTTGSAEVAVAKNDEPAANASPRRHTVGRGDNAWTIAKRYRIRVADLLKRNGLGAKAVLKPGQALLIDAPNGAD from the coding sequence CTGCTGTTCACGGGCCTGTCCGCCGCGTTGTGGCTGAGCGCGGCCGGCACCGCGCGAGCGGCGGCGGCGGAAGCGCCGGCAGCCAAGACGACCCCAGTCGCAACGGCCCCGCAAGCCGACCCAGCCGCCGAGCCGACCCGCAACGGTCGCGACATCTATCAACGCTTCCGCGAGGGCCTGGCCGACCCGAGCTGCGAACCCGGTGCGAGCACCCGCTGGCGCCAACACTTCGCCGCCGCGCCCAAACGCCTGGCCCGTTCCGACGACGACCTGCTGCCGCTGTTCGGCTACGTGGTCGATGCCTTGCGCGAAGCGCATCTGCCGACCGAATACGCCCTGATCCCCTTCGTCGAGAGCGGTTACCGCCCCGGCGCGCGCAGCGCCGCCGGCCCGGCCGGGCTGTGGCAGATGATCGCCCTGACCGCGCGCAACCATCGCGTTCCGATGCGCGAGGGTTACGACGGCCGCTTGTCGCCGGTCGATTCGACCCAGGCCGCGGTGCGTTATCTCAAGACCTTGCATGGCATGTTCGGCGGCGACTGGCGCTTGGCGGTGATGGCTTACAACGCCGGCGAATACCGCATCCTCAACGCGCTCAAGCGCAACGGCCAGACCGCGGCCAATGCCCGCCCCGACCAGCTCGCTGGCCTGTCCGACATCACCCAGGCCTACGTACGCAAACTGCATGCGCTGTCGTGCCTGATGGAACAAGCCGACGACCGCGAGGAATGGCTGCAGGCTCTGGATCGGCCGGTGCCGCGTCTGCAGGCAGTGACGCTGCCGTCCGAAGTCGGCGACATCGACAGCTGGGCCGCGCGCACCGGCCAGGACGCGGCGCAACTGCGCCGCCTCAACCCGGTGTTCGCTAACGGCGCGGTCGGCCGCTCCGGCGCCCGCCGCGCGCCCTTGCTTGCCGTCGCCGCGGGCACGGCGAACGCGCCTGCTCCGGTCGCGTCCGATCTGACCATCGCCGGCATCGAAACGCCGCCGGGCACCCGCACCAAGGCCGGCGAAACCGCCGCCGACGCCGTCACCACCGGTTCGGCCGAAGTCGCCGTCGCCAAGAACGACGAACCCGCTGCGAACGCCAGCCCGCGTCGCCACACCGTCGGCCGCGGCGACAACGCCTGGACCATCGCCAAGCGCTACCGCATCCGCGTCGCCGACCTGCTCAAGCGCAACGGCCTAGGCGCCAAAGCGGTGCTCAAGCCCGGCCAGGCCTTGTTGATCGATGCGCCGAACGGCGCGGATTGA
- a CDS encoding Na+/H+ antiporter NhaC family protein, whose translation MNQPLRPGAPLSPSAWALTPLLVFLALFFGAGLYFTSHGDAMGFYQLHAPVAILPALALAAFIAWRRGIKPLDTLLSGMGDHNVVLMCLIFLLAGGFVEVSKAIGAVDAIVALGVGNVHPALLLPALFVVAGFISLSLGTSMGTIAAVAPIALGVSDASGLDRALVLGAVIGGATFGDNLSVISDTAIVASRTQGCTMREKFRENLKLALPAAIGTLVLLGFLGETAPVTTPDAVSPWLILPYLVVLGLAIAGVDVIIVLSIGLVIAGLFGVFLAEDFGFAAYTAHIWDGFESMVEITLLSLLVGGLGALMKAAGGLAWLAQVIGKFARGHRSRRAGEISIAALSATSDVFTANNTVAILISGGLARDVAQQHGVPPARAASVLDIFACVTQGVLPYGAQILLAASLSQVSPLALVGNVHYSWLLGGITLLTMLWPSRRRSGADATAAT comes from the coding sequence ATGAATCAACCGCTCCGCCCCGGCGCTCCGCTGTCCCCCAGTGCCTGGGCGCTGACGCCGCTGCTGGTGTTCCTGGCCCTGTTCTTCGGGGCCGGGCTGTATTTCACCTCGCACGGCGACGCCATGGGCTTCTACCAACTGCACGCGCCGGTCGCGATCCTGCCGGCGCTGGCGTTGGCGGCGTTCATCGCCTGGCGGCGCGGGATCAAGCCGCTGGACACTCTGCTGTCGGGCATGGGCGATCACAACGTCGTGCTGATGTGCCTGATCTTCCTGCTCGCCGGCGGCTTCGTCGAAGTGTCCAAGGCGATCGGCGCGGTCGACGCGATCGTCGCCCTCGGTGTCGGCAACGTGCATCCGGCCTTGCTGCTGCCGGCGCTGTTCGTGGTCGCCGGTTTCATTTCGCTGTCGCTCGGCACCTCGATGGGCACGATCGCCGCGGTCGCGCCGATCGCGCTCGGCGTGTCCGACGCCTCCGGCCTGGATCGCGCGCTGGTGCTCGGCGCGGTGATCGGCGGCGCCACCTTCGGCGACAACCTGTCGGTGATCTCCGATACCGCGATCGTCGCCAGCCGCACCCAGGGCTGCACCATGCGGGAGAAATTCCGCGAGAACCTCAAGCTGGCGCTGCCGGCGGCGATCGGCACCCTGGTGCTGCTCGGCTTTCTCGGCGAAACCGCGCCGGTGACCACGCCCGACGCGGTGTCGCCGTGGCTGATCCTGCCGTATCTGGTGGTGCTCGGCCTGGCCATCGCCGGGGTCGATGTGATCATCGTGCTGAGCATCGGCCTGGTCATCGCCGGCTTGTTCGGCGTGTTCCTGGCCGAGGATTTCGGCTTCGCCGCCTACACCGCGCACATCTGGGACGGTTTCGAGAGCATGGTCGAAATCACCTTGCTGTCGTTGCTGGTCGGCGGCCTGGGCGCGTTGATGAAAGCCGCCGGCGGCCTCGCCTGGCTGGCGCAGGTGATCGGCAAATTCGCGCGCGGCCATCGCAGCCGCCGTGCCGGCGAGATCAGCATCGCCGCGCTGTCGGCGACCAGCGACGTGTTCACCGCCAACAACACGGTCGCGATCCTGATCAGCGGCGGCCTCGCCCGCGACGTCGCCCAGCAGCACGGCGTGCCGCCGGCGCGCGCGGCGAGCGTGCTCGACATCTTCGCCTGCGTGACCCAGGGCGTGTTGCCCTACGGCGCGCAGATCCTATTGGCTGCTTCGTTGAGCCAGGTCTCGCCGTTGGCCTTGGTCGGCAACGTCCACTACAGCTGGCTGCTCGGCGGCATCACCCTGTTGACGATGCTGTGGCCGTCGCGTCGGCGCAGCGGGGCCGACGCCACTGCGGCAACGTAA
- a CDS encoding isocitrate dehydrogenase, which translates to MTQTITVIRGDGIGPEIMDATLHVLDTMNLGLSYEFADAGLVALEKHGELLPAATMDSIRKNRIALKSPLTTPVGEGFSSINVELRKRFDLYANVRPAKSFPNTKSRFPSGVDLITVRENTEGAYIGEGQSLSEDGETAMLTQKITRRGSERIVRYAFDLARRTGRKKVTVVHKANILKSTSGLFLKTAREVAQQYPDIQCNEMIVDNTCMQLVMRPEQFDIIVTTNLFGDIISDLCAGLVGGLGLAPGANIGTDAAIFEAVHGSAPDIAGKGIANPCALLLGAAQMLDHLGQPEKATALREAIIATLEAKDSLTPDLGGEGNTMSFAKAIAGRIAA; encoded by the coding sequence ATGACGCAAACCATTACGGTCATCCGTGGCGACGGCATCGGCCCCGAGATCATGGACGCCACCCTGCACGTGCTCGACACGATGAACCTGGGCCTGTCCTACGAATTCGCCGATGCCGGTCTGGTCGCGCTGGAAAAGCACGGCGAGCTGCTGCCGGCGGCGACGATGGACTCGATCCGCAAGAACCGCATCGCCCTCAAGAGCCCGCTGACCACGCCGGTCGGCGAAGGCTTCAGCTCGATCAACGTCGAGCTGCGCAAGCGCTTCGACCTGTACGCCAACGTGCGTCCGGCCAAGTCGTTCCCGAACACCAAGTCGCGTTTCCCCTCGGGCGTGGACCTGATCACGGTGCGCGAGAACACCGAAGGCGCCTACATCGGTGAAGGCCAGTCGCTGTCGGAAGACGGCGAGACCGCGATGCTGACCCAGAAGATCACCCGCCGCGGTTCCGAGCGCATCGTTCGCTACGCCTTCGACCTGGCGCGCCGCACTGGCCGCAAGAAGGTCACGGTGGTGCACAAGGCCAACATTCTCAAGTCGACCTCGGGCCTGTTCCTGAAGACCGCGCGCGAAGTGGCGCAGCAGTATCCGGACATCCAGTGCAACGAGATGATCGTCGACAACACCTGCATGCAGTTGGTGATGCGTCCGGAGCAGTTCGACATCATCGTCACCACCAACCTGTTCGGCGACATCATCTCCGACCTGTGCGCGGGCCTGGTGGGCGGTCTCGGCCTGGCGCCGGGCGCCAACATCGGCACCGACGCGGCGATCTTCGAAGCCGTGCACGGCTCGGCCCCGGACATCGCCGGCAAGGGCATCGCCAACCCCTGCGCCCTGCTGCTGGGCGCGGCGCAGATGCTCGACCACCTCGGCCAGCCGGAAAAGGCGACCGCGTTGCGCGAGGCGATCATCGCCACGCTCGAAGCCAAGGATTCGCTGACCCCGGACTTGGGCGGCGAAGGCAACACGATGTCGTTCGCCAAGGCCATCGCGGGCCGCATCGCGGCGTAA
- a CDS encoding carboxymuconolactone decarboxylase family protein — translation MNERILAEPNQVVRRFFALDTQTYQPGALDLKTKELLGLVASMVLRCDDCISYHVAQCKDAGVNRDEMFEAFSVGLVVGGSIVIPHLRRAVDFLDKLEQGEAAAPAGHDHG, via the coding sequence ATGAACGAACGCATCCTGGCCGAACCGAACCAGGTCGTGCGCCGTTTCTTCGCCCTGGATACGCAGACTTACCAGCCCGGCGCGCTCGACCTGAAGACCAAGGAACTGCTCGGCCTGGTCGCCTCGATGGTGCTGCGTTGCGACGACTGCATCAGCTATCACGTCGCCCAGTGCAAGGACGCCGGGGTTAATCGCGACGAGATGTTCGAAGCGTTCTCGGTCGGCCTAGTGGTGGGCGGTTCGATCGTGATCCCGCATCTGCGCCGCGCGGTCGATTTCCTCGACAAGCTCGAACAGGGCGAGGCCGCTGCGCCGGCCGGCCACGACCACGGCTGA
- the grxC gene encoding glutaredoxin 3, with amino-acid sequence MSDTAPQPPSIVIYTTAICPYCVAAKNFLKSKGQEWTEVRIDLDPAEREKMMALTKRTSVPQIFIGQTHVGGYDDMIALHRAGGLEPLLAGVS; translated from the coding sequence TTGAGCGACACCGCCCCCCAACCGCCGTCGATCGTGATCTATACCACCGCGATCTGCCCGTATTGCGTCGCCGCGAAGAATTTCCTCAAGAGCAAGGGCCAGGAGTGGACCGAGGTCCGCATCGACCTGGACCCGGCCGAGCGCGAGAAGATGATGGCGCTGACCAAGCGCACCAGCGTGCCGCAGATCTTTATCGGGCAGACCCACGTCGGCGGCTACGACGACATGATCGCCCTGCATCGCGCCGGCGGCCTGGAGCCCTTGCTGGCGGGGGTGAGCTGA
- a CDS encoding M48 family metalloprotease, which produces MIRLLPRTHRLRRIALLTAAVTLALGSVCASAQDSKLPDIGSSAAELLTPAKQRQYGAMMLAQLRHYDYLLEDPLIDSWLDTLGTRLAANSDKPTQPFTFFMLRERQINAFATLGGYIGVNSGLVLTAEREDEVAAVISHEVAHVTQQHVLRGVERAQRDQLPILLAMLGAIVAAQSAGSNSTDDATMAAITSGLGLMQQRQINYTRSNESEADRIGIQTLSRSHYDPTAMADFFARMQVVSRSNAANWYGETPDYLMTHPVTTTRIGEAKERAEQIAGKNSLTAVTATPNATRVERIPKAPFTLPDNASGTDNPLLPSGLKLLDQSLTSGSTGVFEFARERLRVLSAVSPREAVREYERLGGDSDARRYGMALARMRSNQSGAAVPVLNELLQKHPGQVWLSLALAEAEAQTGKTAAADVRFEALLRQTPNNRAIALGYAKVLTDRNTPAGGQRAQAVLRPLFGQGGDDPLLQQLFARACEIAGDSIRAGEAYAEAAYLRGRPEQALVQLNTLKRNPDLDYYARARIEARIAAITPTVLELKRQGVRDEDLKRR; this is translated from the coding sequence ATCATCCGTCTGCTCCCGAGGACTCACCGCTTGCGTCGCATCGCCCTGCTCACCGCCGCTGTCACCCTCGCCCTCGGCAGCGTCTGCGCGAGCGCGCAGGACTCCAAGCTGCCCGACATCGGCTCGTCGGCGGCGGAACTGCTGACGCCGGCCAAACAGCGCCAGTACGGCGCGATGATGCTGGCGCAGTTGCGCCACTACGACTACCTGCTCGAAGACCCGCTCATCGACAGCTGGCTCGATACCCTCGGCACCCGCCTCGCCGCCAACAGCGACAAGCCGACCCAGCCTTTCACCTTCTTCATGCTGCGCGAGCGCCAGATCAATGCCTTCGCCACCCTCGGCGGCTATATCGGCGTCAACTCCGGCCTAGTGCTGACCGCCGAACGCGAGGACGAGGTCGCCGCGGTGATTTCGCACGAAGTCGCCCACGTCACCCAGCAGCACGTGCTGCGCGGGGTCGAGCGCGCCCAGCGCGACCAATTGCCGATCCTGCTGGCGATGCTCGGCGCGATCGTCGCCGCGCAGAGCGCCGGTTCCAATTCGACCGACGACGCGACCATGGCCGCGATCACCTCGGGCCTGGGCCTGATGCAGCAGCGCCAGATCAACTACACCCGCTCGAACGAATCCGAGGCCGACCGGATCGGCATCCAGACCCTGTCGCGCAGCCATTACGACCCGACCGCGATGGCGGACTTCTTCGCCCGCATGCAGGTGGTTTCGCGCAGCAACGCGGCCAACTGGTACGGCGAAACGCCGGACTACCTGATGACCCACCCGGTCACCACCACCCGCATCGGCGAAGCCAAGGAACGCGCCGAACAGATCGCCGGCAAGAACAGCCTGACCGCGGTCACCGCCACGCCGAACGCGACCCGGGTCGAACGCATCCCCAAGGCGCCGTTCACCCTGCCCGACAACGCCAGCGGCACCGACAACCCCTTGCTGCCGAGCGGGCTGAAGCTGCTCGATCAATCGCTCACTTCGGGCAGCACCGGCGTGTTCGAGTTCGCCCGCGAGCGCCTGCGCGTGCTCAGCGCGGTCTCCCCGCGCGAAGCGGTGCGCGAGTACGAGCGCCTCGGCGGCGACAGCGACGCCCGCCGCTACGGCATGGCCCTGGCGCGGATGCGCTCCAACCAGTCCGGCGCGGCCGTGCCGGTGTTGAACGAATTGCTGCAGAAGCACCCCGGCCAGGTCTGGCTGAGCCTGGCCCTGGCCGAAGCCGAGGCCCAGACCGGCAAGACCGCCGCGGCCGACGTCCGCTTCGAGGCATTGCTGCGCCAGACCCCGAACAACCGCGCCATCGCCCTGGGCTACGCCAAGGTCCTGACCGACCGCAACACACCGGCCGGCGGCCAGCGTGCCCAGGCCGTGCTGCGGCCGCTGTTCGGCCAGGGCGGCGACGACCCGCTGCTGCAGCAGTTGTTCGCCCGTGCCTGCGAGATCGCCGGCGACTCGATCCGGGCCGGCGAGGCCTATGCCGAAGCCGCCTATCTGCGCGGCCGCCCGGAGCAGGCCCTGGTCCAGCTGAACACGCTCAAGCGCAATCCGGACCTCGACTATTACGCCCGCGCCCGCATCGAGGCCCGCATCGCCGCGATCACCCCGACCGTGCTGGAGCTCAAGCGCCAGGGCGTGCGCGACGAGGACCTTAAGCGGCGCTAG